The DNA window TCCCGATCATCCCCGGTATCATGCCCATCACCAACTACACCCAACTTGCCCGTTTTTCGGATACCTGCGGCGCCGAGATTCCGCGCTGGGTCCGTCGCCGGCTGGAAGGCTATGGTGACGATGTCGAAAGCATCCGCGCCTTCGGTCACGAGGTGGTGCTGACGCTGTGTCGTCATCTGATCGAAGGCGGCGCGCCGGGGCTGCATTTCTACACCATGAATCAGTCTGGTCCGACGACGCGTCTGTGGAATGATCTGGAACTCGCCATCGTGCATTGATTTCCGGACGCTATCCTGGAACGCGCAGAGTTTGCTCGATCTGCGCCGACAGGATGACGATGACGGCATTTCGTTCGCCGCCGATCTCGCCGCCAGCGTCTTGACCCCAGATCGCGAACCTTGCGACGGACATCCTTCGCCAGGCGCTCGACTGCGCAACGAAGGCGGATGACACCACCCGGCAGCAGGAATGCTTGATGCGTGACCAACGCACGGCGTTGCGTTGCCCCTAATTGAAGGATTCGACCATGCCGGAGCTTGATTTCAAGGGCAAGGAATTCGTCTACAACCATCATCTGGCCATCCCGCACCGCCCGCTGATCCCGCGCCCGGACAAGTCCATCGGCGAACCGCGACTCGACGGCAACCTGATCGTTCACGGCGACAATCTGCATGCCCTGAAAGCGCTGTTGCCCCTGTATGCCGGGCGGGTGGATTGCATCTTCATCGACCCCCCATACAACACCGGCAACGAAGGTTGGAGCTACAACGACAACGTCAACAGCCCGATGCTGCGCGAGTGGCTCGACAGCAATCCGGTCGGCATCGAGGACGGGCTACGCCATGACAAATGGCTGTGCATGATGTGGCCACGGCTGCGGTTGCTGCATGAGCTGCTGTCGGAGTCGGGGAGTTTCTGGATGACGCTCGACGATAACGAAATTCATCGGGCGCGGATGATGTTAGATGAGATTTTTGGGGAATCGCATTGCATTGGCCAGCTCAGGGCAATCGCATCAACGCATTAGCGCATACTGTTAGACAATCCGTACTGCGGCCCCAATGATTTGAGTCTTTAGAATCTTGGGGAGATCTCGCCGATGTGCGACTTGAGTGTGGAGCGATCGATTGCGCACCATTTTGCCCCGCTGGACGAGCCGCGCAGCGCGATCCAACGACGGCACCTCTTAAGTGAGATGATCGTGATCACCATCGCGGCGTCCTTCAGTGGCGCCGACGGTTGGGTGGGTGTCGAGACGTTCGGACAGGCCAAGGAGGCGTGGCTGCGCACGTTTCTGAAACTGCCCGCGGGCATTCCGTCGCACGACACCTTCGGGCGGGTGTTTGCGCTCATCGATCCCGCACAGTTTGCCGCCTGCTTTCGCCAATGGAGCGCGTCGGTGGCCGAACTGATCCCCGAAGAGATCATTGCCGTCGATGGCAAGACCCTGCGCCGCTCCCACAGCCGCGGCAAGGGCTTGGCGGCGTTGCACCTGGTCAGTGCCTGGGCGACGGCCAATCGGGTGGTGCTCGGACAGGTCGCCACCGACGCCAAATCCAATGAGATCACGGCCATTCCACGTCTGCTGGAGTGGCTGAAGCTGGAGGGCTGCATCGTCACCATCGACGCCATGGGCTGCCAGACCAAGATTGCCGCGCAGATCATCCACCAGGGAGGGGACTATGTGCTCGCGCTCAAAGGCAACCAGGAAACGCTGGCCGCCGAGGTCGAGGAGGCGTTCATCGACGCCGACGCCAGAGGCTACGCCGGTGTCGATTCGGCATTCCTCGAAACCGTCGAGCGAGGGCATGGTCGTCTCGAAACCCGTCGCTACCAAACCTTGGGCGATCTTTCCGGCGTGCCGCACAGCGCCTCGTGGGAGGCAATGAACATGATCGGCATGGTTGAATCGCGCCGTGAGGTCGCCGGCAAGGTCTCGGTCGAGACC is part of the Thiocystis violascens DSM 198 genome and encodes:
- a CDS encoding ISAs1 family transposase; its protein translation is MCDLSVERSIAHHFAPLDEPRSAIQRRHLLSEMIVITIAASFSGADGWVGVETFGQAKEAWLRTFLKLPAGIPSHDTFGRVFALIDPAQFAACFRQWSASVAELIPEEIIAVDGKTLRRSHSRGKGLAALHLVSAWATANRVVLGQVATDAKSNEITAIPRLLEWLKLEGCIVTIDAMGCQTKIAAQIIHQGGDYVLALKGNQETLAAEVEEAFIDADARGYAGVDSAFLETVERGHGRLETRRYQTLGDLSGVPHSASWEAMNMIGMVESRREVAGKVSVETRYFIGSIGTSAARFAHAVRGHWGIENGLHWNLDIAFREDECRVRDPVARENLAVLRHLALSRLKNDGTKLGIQNKRLKAGWDESYLSKLLFESPQRKGDADTSVPANVSSA
- a CDS encoding DNA methyltransferase, with product MPELDFKGKEFVYNHHLAIPHRPLIPRPDKSIGEPRLDGNLIVHGDNLHALKALLPLYAGRVDCIFIDPPYNTGNEGWSYNDNVNSPMLREWLDSNPVGIEDGLRHDKWLCMMWPRLRLLHELLSESGSFWMTLDDNEIHRARMMLDEIFGESHCIGQLRAIASTH